In Miscanthus floridulus cultivar M001 chromosome 8, ASM1932011v1, whole genome shotgun sequence, the sequence TCGCCGGCGACCCAGGCGTCGAGCGGCAAGGCCTCGGCCCACCTCTTGGGGCTGATGAACCCACCCACCAGAAGGTTGAAGCCGAACTTGCCGTCCTTGACGGCCGGCATGTACGCGAGGTCGTTGATGTGCGGGTGCTCGTACAGGTCGTGCGAGCCGATCACGCAGACGTTCCATTTCCTCGGCCTGCAGTTACCGGCAACAGCGTGCGTGTCAGATTGGTGACACAGTGTCAACGCAATAAGCAGAGAAACAGAGACACTACTCACAGGTTGGAGATGGTGGGGTTCCCCTGGGAGTTGTTGGTGATGTAGGAGGAGAGCAGGTTGGTGTAGGGGCGCGTGTCGACGATCTCGTGGGGGTCGACGCCGGCGAGCGGGTTGCCCACGGGGTTGCGCACGTTGTCCATGCCGCTCTGCAGGCTGGTGAGGCCGACGGCGCGGAGGCCGTTCAGGATGGCCGGCACGTCCGGGAGCGTCACCCCGCGGATCTGCCAGTTCTGCCGGGTCGTCACGTCCGCGCACCCGTCCGCGCCGTACGCCTCGATGACGCTTGCCAGGTACCGCGTCTGCTCGCTCGTCGTCACGCCATTGGGCAGCTTCAGCCGCATCATGAAGCGCCCGTCTGCAGCACGGCAAAGCCATGGAGAGGGGTCGTTACTCGTTAGTTAGCAAatcaccatttcgtcttcatggTCTCAGGCCCAGAGTGAACCCAATCCGAGACGTCTCTATCCTCTGTAGGACCAATGAACGGATGGTCCAAGAAAGAACGAAACTGAAACCGCTGGTTCGGGATAACAGAAAGTATGAAAGATCGTTATTTGTGAATTGTGACGCAGGTATATTCGTTGTCTATAAAAAGCTACTATAAACAAACTTTTGATGTCACATTTGACCGCACAGATAACATAACTTTCACCAGTTCATCATGGAAAAAAAAATGCACGACGAATCAGGAATCTACAACTAGCATGTTTGAACTAGTGAGGAAGTGAGCCTAGCTCAATTAGTTGGGTGGGAGGTGTTGACATGCATCTAACCACCCAAGTTCAAGTCCTCTCCTGATTGAATTTGGGTGTCTATTTCTCTTCTTAATAAAAAAACCACCTATTTCCTTCTAAGTTGGATCTTGCAGGTTTGAACTAGTAGTACATTACCATTATAGAGGTAAGAAAGGAAAAAACAATTCCCAAGCGTTGGGTGTGTCATTTCCTTTGAATTTTGCACACCTGGGATGACCTTTGGCTCTTCAGGTGTATTTTATTAGGTACAgacatttagctggatgcttctATTAGTACAGTATGTACCAACCTCTTGATGCGAACAAGAAATTTTCTATTCCCTACTATAAGTCCAAGCTGAGACTTCTTTTTTCAGTTATGTCTGAGGGGGTTTTTAACAGTCGGCAGGAGATCTGCTGAACTTGTATTGATATACGGGAGACTATAGTACCGGACTATTGGTTGTGATTTTAGGACAGAAATTTTGTGCATCCGACTACAGGGCTCCCACGCAGCATACTCATACGTATGCGAATAACCACTTTGCAAACACGTTGACGTAATTACTCTAATATAATATGCATTAATCAGCTCTGAAACGAAAATAAACAAGATTCAGATTCCAGAACGAGGCCAAAAGTAACATGAGCGCGCGAAAATGATCAAATGGAAGCATCGAACGTGCAGGCTGTGTACGGAGCAGTCATGTATACGCCATTATCCACCAGAAGCGAGCTCTAAGCTGTTAAGCAATGATTGACACACATTGTATCTCGGAGACAACGTTGTGCAATCATCTATCTATCACAGATACAGTACGTGAAGTGCATCAAGAAGTAACAGACTCGTCTGAAATCGGGTTGCAAGTAAACTAGCATTGCAGGGGGCGCAGAGTGGACGTACACTGGTGCTTGCGGCGGTGGAAGAGGCCGAGCCACTTGaggcggacgtcgacgtcgtccttGGTGAGCTTGGCGGCGTCGATCTCCTCCATAGGGATCTTGGCGAGGTCCTTGATGCCGTCCTCCATGAACAACCCCATGGGCTCCTTCTCCAGCTTCACCTTCTCCTGCGGGTTCAGCCCCGTCCGGTTCTTCTCCTTGAGAACCCAGTACCCTCCCTCCCGCTCCTCGACCCTCGGCTCCAGCCGCTCCGCGGGGACCTCCCCCGTCGCCGGCGGAGACGATGATGGCATGGAGACGGCCGCTCGGGCGCGGCCGTTGCGGCGCCGGGACGACGACGCCGGCGTCGCGTGCGGGGAGGGCGGGAGGAAGCGCTGCAGGGACGCTGAGGAGGCCATGGTTGGCGGTGCCGGtggcactgctgctgctgctgctgtgcctgtgCTGTGGTGGTGGCCATGGGTGGCGAGCGTGTGGTTGTTTATTGTGGGGCGGGAGGGGGCGCGCCGCGCTGGTTTACTGGCTCTTGGGGAGTTCAAAAGGGCAGGCAGATGCAGCTCGAAAAGGCAGGCAGCCACCGAATGGGCTCTCAACTCGCATATAGAATGTGTTATATTcatgttgttttttttttgtctcttctTTGCCCTGAAGCTGATTTTCCTTTGTCAGGTACTCATTCAGTCATACACTCTTACCGCTATCTCGTTGACAtaagctactccctccgtccctaaacaTATAATCGTTTTCGCTTCCTGAGAAACCActttaactatatatatatatatagagagagagtatattcggtagccagctacaaaataagttattctgtaaccaccttcatttacgataattttatatactaatttacgataatgtcaatacatatttacgatagttgggttactataacacatggggatatttaccgtaacgttatagtaaaccacttagcaaggagttactataatcttataaattaacatagtaattatcgtaactcaaagtggctacagaataagttattttgtaaccAACTACAGgacagtagttctatatatatatatatatatatatatatatatatatatatatatatatatatatatatatatagtacataattaatattGTTAAATAGATATTTGAATATAGTTTTTTAATAACTACAAATTAAGTCAAACTTTCCGCCACTGTtcacctaaacggtcgtttagcccgtttaaacaccgtgtaaacgctacacggtggtgcatcGTTTTTGTTTAATCACTCGTTtatcccgtttaattggccgtttagcccgctTAATGgaacgttttgcccgaataatggctaaacggtaggtgaccgactgtttaccgtttagcgtttcgAAAAACACTGCTTTTAGCACAGAAAACAACAACGACAGTTAATTGGGGACAgatactgtcggtgtttcggaccggggggtcctcaaccaaccagtgaatttgttctgcgtgctcccgattccggacggtgatacaaagagacacaaggtttatactggttcaggcaatcgaggccctacgtccagtctgagagatcgatcttgtattccttgcaccaaggtgctcatagtagggggttacaagctaaaggagagagggagctggtcccaggtctcggcagggtgtcgtgcgggccgcttgagacgttgctctcaggcagcagggatgtgcgtgtgtgtgttacaaggtgttcttttttccctcttcaaa encodes:
- the LOC136478161 gene encoding ferredoxin--nitrite reductase, chloroplastic-like, giving the protein MNITHSICELRAHSVAACLFELHLPALLNSPRASKPARRAPSRPTINNHTLATHGHHHSTGTAAAAAVPPAPPTMASSASLQRFLPPSPHATPASSSRRRNGRARAAVSMPSSSPPATGEVPAERLEPRVEEREGGYWVLKEKNRTGLNPQEKVKLEKEPMGLFMEDGIKDLAKIPMEEIDAAKLTKDDVDVRLKWLGLFHRRKHQYGRFMMRLKLPNGVTTSEQTRYLASVIEAYGADGCADVTTRQNWQIRGVTLPDVPAILNGLRAVGLTSLQSGMDNVRNPVGNPLAGVDPHEIVDTRPYTNLLSSYITNNSQGNPTISNLPRKWNVCVIGSHDLYEHPHINDLAYMPAVKDGKFGFNLLVGGFISPKRWAEALPLDAWVAGDDVIPVCKAILEAYRDLGFRGNRQKTRMMWLIDELGMEVFRSEVEKRMPNGVLERAAPEDLIDKTWERRDYLGVHPQKQEGLSYVGLHVPVGRLQAADMFELARLADEYGTGELRLTVEQNIVLPNVSNERLDALLAEPLLRQRFSPEPSLLLRGLVACTGNQFCGQAIIETKARALQVTQEVEKRVSVPRPVRMHWTGCPNSCGQVQVADIGFMGCLTKDSDGKVVEAADIFVGGRVGSDSHLADVYKKSVPCKDLVPIVADLLVERFGAVPREREEDEE